DNA from Hyphomicrobiales bacterium:
TTCGCCGGTGATCAGGATCGAGGCGTCCGACGGCGCGATCTGTTCGGCAAGGCGAACCACCTTCATCATCGCCGGATCGGTGGACACCATGTCCAACTCTTCGGTTGTAACCGCAGCCAGCACCGCGGCGATGAGAGCGGGATCCGGCGGCAAAGGAATGTACTCGCGCGCGCCGTCCTTGATGGCTTTGACGGCGGCGTCGGCATCGTTCTTTACGCCGCACGCGATTACCGGCGCAGAAATGTGCTCGCGCTCCATGGCCTGGATCAGCGCTTTGATGTTTTCAGCGACGTCAACCATCACCAGATCGATGGCTTGACCACCCCGCAACGCATCGAGCGCCGTCGCCTGATCGTCGGCATGAATAACTTTGGCGCCGCGCTCCATCGCCATGCGCGTCGCGCTGGCCATTTGTCCGCCGAGATTGCCGAAGATGAGAAGTCGCATGGGTTGATCCTGCCGCTAGGTCTTATTTGTCGCTTTTGATGATTTCAGTCATGGTCACGCCGAGCTTGTCTTCGACGAGAACCACCTCGCCACGCGCGACCAGACGGTCGTTGACGAAGATGTCGATGGCCTCACCTACTCGCCTGTCGAGTTCGACCACCGTGCCGGGTCCGAGATTGAGCAGTTCAGAAACCTGCATGCCTGATCGTCCAAGAATGGCCGATACACGCACCGGCACGTCGAACACCGCTTCAAGGTCGCTGGCATCCTTGGCGCTGTTCGGATCGTAATCCTCGTCGGTTTCGGTGCTTGGCGGCCCTTCCAACTGGTCGAGCTCGACGCCTTGTTTGCCCGCTAGCTGATCGTCGTCGGTGTCACTCATCGAGAGAGCCCTCCATTGAGGCTTTCATCTGTGAGGCCTGGTCTGCCTCAGATGGGGTTGGGGGAGAGGCGTGGGGTTTTACGCCTCGGGCCGACAGATAGTCGCCAATTAAATCGTCAATGGCCTTTTCGATGTCGTCTTGACTGCGCGCCAATCCTCCATCGGCCCATTCAATACGCGTGTCGCTGGGGGCGAAGTCCTCTTCGCCCATGAAGATCAGCCTGCCTTCAAACCCTTGGGATTGGGCGATGGATTCAAGGCGTTCGCGCACGGCGTCGACATGGTCGGCGTTCATGCGCACGACCAAATGGGAGGCGTCGAACATGGGCGCGAGGCAGGAACGGAATAGTGCTTCGACTTCGCCGATCGGCTGGGCGTCTAAGAGCCGGCGGGCAAGCTTTTTCGATGCCGAGATGGCGATGCGAACCGCGCGCTCCTCGCGCATCGCGATTTCCTTGTCGAGCCGGGAGAGCAGGGTTTGAACAACGCCGGTCAGGCGCTGCGTTTCTTCAGCCAAAGCCTTGGAACCTTCTTCGAGTGCTTCCTGGCGTCCGGCCTCATGGGCTTCGGTGCGCACCCGCCGCTCCAGCGCGGCCATCTGCGCTTCGTGCTCGTAGAGGCTGATTGTTGGCTCAACCTCGACCTCTTCCTTGGCGCGGTTTTCCGCGTCGAAATCGAGATCGAACAGGTAGCGTGGAGCGGTGGTTGATGCGGCCATCAATAGATCACCTCATCATCACCGGAGTTTTTCGAGATCACCATCTCGCCCTTGGCGGCGAGGTCCTTGGCCAGATTGACGAGCGACATCTGCGCTTCGTCGACGTCACGCAAGCGCACCGGCCCGAGAATTTCCATCTCCTCGCGGATGGTGGTCGCCTGGCGGGTCGACATGTTGCCGAGGAAGAAGTCGCGCAGCGTATCGTTGGCGCCTTTGAGCGCGATCGGTAGCTTGGTCATATCGGCGCTGCGCAGCAGGATCTGGATCGAGGAGGCGTCGACTTTGCCGAGATCCTCGAAGGTAAACATCAGTGCTTTGATCTTCTCGGCCGACTCGCGGTTGTCTTCTTCCAGCGTTGCGAGGAACTTGGCCTCCGTTTGGCGGTCGAAATTGTTGAAGATCTCGGCCATCGTCTCATGGCTATCGCGGCGGCGCGTGGTCGATAGGTTCGACATAAACTCAACGCGCAGTGTCTCTTCGACTTTGTCGAGAATTTCCTTCTGCACGCTTTGCATTTTCAGCATGCGCTGGATGACTTCCAGGGAAAGTTCCTCTGGCAGTAGCGACAGCACTTTGGCGGCGTGATCGGAACGAATTTTCGACAGAACCACGGCGGTCGTTTGCGGGTATTCGTTCTTCAAATAGCTGGCCAGAACGTTTTCCTGAACGTTGGAAAGTTTCTCCCACATGTTGCGTCCGGCCGGGCCGCGTATCTCTTCCATGATCGCCGCGACCTTGTCGGTCTCCATGAAGGAGGCGAGCAAGCGTTCGGTGGCTTCATAGCCGCCGGTGAGCGCCTTGTTGGTCGTCACATTGTCGATGAACTCGATCATGACGCCTTCAATGACGTCCGTCGAAAGGCGTCCGACCACGGCCATGGACTGCGAGACTTCACGCAACTCCAGTTCGTCCAAACCGCGCCATAAGGGTTCGCCATGTTTATCGCCGAGCGCGAGCAACAGAACCGCGGCTTTCTCCGCGCCGGAGAGATCACCAAGTTTGACCGAGGATTGGTCGCCACCGGCGGTTTGTTGCGCCAGCGTTAGCTGCTGACCAGGCTTAGCAGTCGGTGGACCAGCGGCGGCTGCGGCGGCTTCGGCAAGGGCGTTGGCTGCGGACATTGGTTACGCCTTCGCCGGTTCGGACAGCCAGGCGCGCAAGACGCCGACAGCATCGTCAGGACGCTCTTTGATCAGGTCGCCAACCTGTTCCAATGATTTCTTCTGCAGCGCGCCCAGCGCAACAGCATTTTCAAAGGCCTTAACTGTCGTGCTTTCCAGCGCGATCGCAGGAACGTTCGGCATTGGCGACTGCAACACCTCACCGTTCGGCCCGATCACCGTGCCTTCCGCGTCTGGCCCACCGGCCGGCAGGGCTTCCGGTGCGGCGCTTTCATCCTCGAAGACGCGGGCGAGCAGAGGGCGCACGACGAAGAACAGCACGATCAGCGTCAGGACGGCGATGATGGCAAGTTCTGCTGCGCGGTAAATATCGTCGCGGGTGAACGAGAACAAACCTTCTTCGTCAGGCAGGGTAAGATCGGGGCGAGCAGCGAATTGAAGGTTCACGACCTCGACGACATCGCCGCGTGTTTGATCAAATCCGACGGCCGAGCGGACCAGCATGGCGATCTGATCGAGCTGCTCTTGCGTGCGCGGTGCATAAACAGGCGCGCCGTTCTCATCCTGGGTGTAGAGGCCATCGACGAGCACGGCGACGGAGAGCCGCTCCAGCCGGCCGGCTTCCAGAATTTCGGTCCGATTGGTGGAGGAAATTTCGAAGTTCGTGACCTCTTCAAGCGTTTCGCGCGCTTCCTGGATGCCGCCAGCCGTCGCGCCGGCGTCGGCGCCTGGCAACTCATTACCGACCGTAACTTCGCCCGCGGTGGTGTCGTTGGTGGAGCCGTTTTCTTCGCGAACCTGCGTTGAACGAACGACCTGACCATCCGGATCAAAGACTTCGGAGGTTTCAGAAATGCGATTGTGATTGAGCTCGACGGCGACGTTGACCCGGGCGCGACCTGGACCGACGACTTCGGACAGGATGTCTTCGATCTGGGTGCGGATGCGGTTTTCCATCGCGATCGAGCGCTCGTCCAGCGAGGCGGCCATCATGGCTTCCTCATTGTCTCCGGCGCCGGATGCAAGCAGTTGCCCGGCCTCATCGACAATCGAAACCCGGTTGGCCGACAGCCCATCGACGGCTGATGCTGCCAGATGTTGAATGGCGCGGATTTGCCCCGGGTCCAGGTCGCCGCGAACGCGCAGCACGATCGACGCAGTCGCCTCACGCTGATTGCGTTGGAAGAGTTCGCGCTCGGGCAGCACAAGGTGGACCCGTGCGGCCGAAACCCGATTGATGGACTGGATCGTGCGGGCAAGCTCGCCTTCCAGCGCACGCAGCTGGTTGACGTTCTGAACGAAGCTGGTGGCGCCGAGTGTGCTTGATTGATCGAAAATCTCGTAACCGACGGTGCCGCCCGATGGCAGACCCTGCTCGGCCATGTCCATACGCAGACGAAGAACGCGCTCCTGCGGCACAAGAATGGTGGTGCCATCATTGCGCAACTCGTAGGTGACTCCGTTCGCGTCGAGCTGGCGAATGACTTCTGAGGAATCCTCGAACGTCATCTCGGTGAACAATGGCACCATGACCGGCGCGGTGACGCGCATCGTGATAAAGGCGAAGAATCCGATGAGCAGCGCTGCGACGATGCCCATCGCGCCCAAACGGGCAGGACCCAAGTTCTGAAAGAAAGCAACCATGAATGCCCGTTAGCCCATCTCGATCGCTTCCCTTGCCCACCTGTCGGCGCGCTATCGAAGCAGATAGGCAAGAATTGCCCGGTAGATGGTAAACAGGTCGTTAACTCTTGGGTCGAAGCTGCATCGAACGGCGAAAAAAGACATAAACGCAAAAAGCCGGCCCATGGTTTGAACCCGGCCGGCTGTTTGGTTTCGATGTTACGGTTTGTGAAGAACGCGGCGCGGAAGGCCTCGCTTTCGATGAACCGGTTGGGCGTTAGGCCCGGTACTGTTGGATGCGCGTTGTGCGAAGTCCTGCCAGCCCATGCTGATCAATCGACATTTGCCAGGACAGGAATTCTTCCACCGTCAGACGATAGCGCTCACACGCTTCCTCCAACGACAGCAAACCACCGCGAACGGCGGCAACAACTTCTGCCTTGCGACGGATAACCCATCGCCGGGTAGATGTTGGCGGTAAATCCGCAATGGTCAGCGGGCTACCGTCGGGCCCAATGACATATTTAACGCGCGGACGCTTGAACTCGGTCATCGTACTCTCACTAAAACACTCGATAACGCGAGAGTGAGACTAGTCGATGGTCCTTAAAAACACCCTAAGGGCCTGGTCATGCTTCGTTAGGACTTTGCGGCGGTTGTGTGACAGCAATACCAGAGTGTCTGCGCACCTTAGCGGTAGCTTCTAAATCACTGAAGTAGAGGGATAAAGTCTATCGGCTTGCGACCGGTTTAGACTAACCGGCGCGCCCAAACTGTTGATTTCGGGCGCGCGCAGGATCGCTGGATATCAGGACGTCGGGGCCTGAATCTCCATTACCGAGCTAAGGTTGGCACGCACATCACCAATCTGCAGGACTGGCTCGCTTCCGGTGAAATCAACGCCGGTCACCTTGCCGGTGACGGCCGCATAGACATTCACCGCCTGGCCATCACTGGTGTTGCCGACCACACGGATGGAGTAGACGCCGTCAGGCGCGTCGGTGCCGTCATTGGTCTTGCCATCCCAGGTGAAGGTGCTCTCACCGCGGTCCACGGCATGTTTCGTCGTAAATATCTCATTGCCGTTGACGTCGTAGATGGAGATTGTGGAATCCGGAGCGGCGACGCCGGAGACCAGTTCCCAAGAGGCCTGGCCGCTATCGAGTGTGGTGGACACACCTGCTACCGTTACCGTCGAGCCCAAATAGTTGACCGCGGCGTTGACCGATTGTGCCTCTGTGGAGGTGATGAGATTCTCCAGATAGGAGTTGGTCTGGATTTGCTGCTCGACACCGGAGAACTGAACCAGTTGCTGTGTGAATTGGTTGGTGTCCATCGGCTCCAACGGATCCTGATTGCGTAGCTGCGTGGTGAGCAACTGCAAAAAGGTGTCGAAATCATCAGCCAGCATCTGCTGGTCGCGCTGTGCATTGGCTTGCTGCACCGAAGCCTGCGAGGCGGCTGCAAGTTGATCAAGTGTACTCATAGGTCCGGGCTCCTTTTACGCCGATACTAGATGCGGACATCCAAATGGCCGGTGGCATAGAGTTGCTGACGGATGGCTTCGGGCGAAGCCATGTCGTCGGGAAGCATGGAATCCTCAGGGCCAGCAGAGGCTGGGTCGCCCGACCCAGACTCACCGGACTGATCCTCGGCGCCGGCGCTGTGCTGGTCCTGGGCAAATCCGTCGGCAGCATCCTGCGCCAATTCAAAGCTCACCGAACCGGGCTCGGTCTTGAGGCCAGCCTGCTGAAGTGCCCGTTCAAGGTTACGCGCGTCGGTGGTCAGCATATCCAGCGTTTCAGCCCGTTCGACCACCAGATGGGCGCGTGTCTGACCGCTTGCATCCATTTCCAAGCGCACATTCAGGCGCCCCAGCTCCGGTGGGTCGAGCCGGATGTCGAACTGGGTTTTGCCATTCATTGCTTGGCGCGTGATTTCGACAGCCAGGGCCGTCACCGGCACGGCCTGACCGGTCGCGGCCTGCGGCACGGCCGTCATCGCCGCCTGGGCGCCGGTGGCTGTGGTTTGACCTGTTGTCAGGACGGGAGCGTTGGAGTTGCCGGGTTCAAGGGCGGCGCTTGCTTTGGCCATGGCTTGGGTGACGAGCGCATCAAGGCTTTCCGCGTCCATGCCGCCATTCGTCATCGAGGTGCTCGCCATCGCATCGGCAAAGCTCATCGTTTTGGACTGGCTAAGCCCTTCTGGCGTGGCGGTCTTCAGACCGCCTTCAAGCGCGCCATCCATGGCGCCGTTAGTTGGGGCGCCGCTCAACGCCTGCTCGCCGGCCATGCCGGCCTGGCCAGCCAGTTTGTTCAGGACGGGCGCATTTTGACCCAAGGTTCCTTCAACTGGACCCGATACTTGCGCGAACCAGCGACCAAGAGCGCCAGGGTCGGCTTGACCCGTTGCCTGAGGCGGCACAAGCGGGACCGTTTCGCCGGTCAGTGCCGTGACGACGATCTCTTGGACCACATCATCGGTTTCGGCGGCCAAGGCAGGGTCCGCCAAGCCGGCAAACGGGTCTGCTTCGGTATCGGCGGCTATCAATGGATCATCGACCAGTCCAGGGTCTTGGCTTGCAGCGGTTTGTTCGGTTGCCTGGGCGCCGTTGATGCCTGCATTGTGGCCTCCCTCACTGGAGGTGGCCTGGGTTGAATCACTGGACGACGACTTTTTTGGAGAGTCTGGCGTCTCAGTGACGTCTTTGTCGTCCGTGCTTGTCGCCTCCGCCCTTTCTGCCGGTTCTTCTGTTTCTCGCCGCTCGTTCTCAAGACGATCGGAAAAGCGTGGCTCATCCTCACGGGGAACGCTGCGCTCGCGCGGCGTGGGGCGCTCGGCGGGTGCGATTGGAGCTAGAAGATCTGGCAATGTGGACACGGGGCAGGCTCTCGCTGTGCATCTTTCAATGTGCGCAGGGTGTTTCAAGTGTCGTGCCAGATTGGAAAGTTGTTATCTTTCAAGGGCTTTCAATGAACGTTGCACGAAGCCGTCAGCGCTGACGCGGCAAGGATTGCCGGGTGAAGGGCGCATCTTGCCGGGCAGGGCGCATTGCACTAGGACTGCACGCCTCATCTCAGGCTCTTGACCCCTGCTGCATGAAGGCAAAACCGATGGATCTTTTTCTGCCCGGCAACCCGGAGCCGGCAGCCACACGCATTGTTGTGGCGATGTCCGGGGGCGTTGACTCATCTGTGACCGCAGGCCTCGTCAAAGAAGCGGGCTTCGACGCGGTGGGCATCACCCTTCAGCTTTACGATCATGGCGAGGCGATGCACCGCAAAGGCGCTTGTTGTGCCGGCCAGGATATTCACGACGCGCGCAACGTCGCCGATACGCTCGACATGCCGCATTATGTGCTCGACTATGAAAGCCGCTTCAAAGAACAGGTGATTGATACGTTCGCCGATAGCTACCTCGCCGGTGAGACACCGATACCCTGCGTGTCGTGCAATCAGAGCGTGAAGTTTGTCGATCTACTGAAAACCGCGCGCGAACTTGGCGCTGCGGCCTTGGTGACGGGGCATTATGCCGATACGCGCATGGATCAGACCTCGGGGCACATGGCGATGTATCGCCCTGCGGACCTCGATCGCGACCAGAGCTACTTTCTGTTTGCAACGACGCAGGAGCAGCTTGATTTTGTTCGCTTTCCGCTTGGCCATTTGACCAAAGCCGAAACGCGCGCCCATGCCGAGCGCATGGGGCTTGAGATCGCCGACAAGCCCGACAGCCAAGACATCTGTTTTGTGCCCAACGGATCCTATGCGGACATCATCGCCAAGCTGCGGCCAGAAGCGGCTGAGCCAGGTGAAATCGTTGATGTGCAGGGCAAGGTTTTGGGCCGGCACAACGGAATCATTCACTACACCGTCGGTCAGCGTCGCGGTTTGGGCATCGCTGCCGGCGATCCGCTCTACGTCGTCAAAATCGATGCGCCGGCGAAGCAGGTAATCGTCGGACCGCGCGAGGCCTTGGGCGTCTCCCGTGTCGCCTTGCGCGACTTCAATTGGATTGGCGAGCCCAGCGCTGATCTTTCCAGCGGTGTTCCGGTGGCAGCGCGCGTGCGGTCCACGCGGCCGCCAAAACCGGCCAGCTTGATTGTGCGCGACGGACAGGCCTATGTTGACCTCATCGAAGGTGAAACCGGCGTCGCGCCAGGCCAGGCTTGCGTGCTCTATGTGCATGATGGCCCGGGGTCGCGTGTGCTGGGTGGCGGGTTCATCGCCCGGGCGATCAATGCCTTTGAGAAGGATGCGGCGTAGCTGCGGAACTTGGTTGACAGGGGGCGGGAGCGCCCCCTATACGGCCATCTCGCTCGGGGTTTTTGTGCCCGATGCTCTTTTGGGGCGGAGTAGCTCAGCTGGTTAGAGCAGCGGAATCATAATCCGCGTGTCGGGAGTTCAAGTCTCTCCTCCGCTACCATTTTCCCAGTAAAATCAGTGGTTTCTGAGTAGTCCTGGCCGATCTGACACGTAGCGCAGTGGTAGCACAGTCTTGCTCTCGCGTTTTTGGTTGTCGGGCGCTACACATAACACTGTGTTTAACACACTGTTGGAGAACGCTGGGTTTGAGCCAGTGATTGCTGACGCAGTCGCGAAAAATGTGGCGACCAGCCAAAAAACTTTGGTGGATACGCGTGCCAAAGCTGAGCCCTAAAACGATTACCCTGCTCGATGGCGAGATCAGGCTTTTTCGGCGGGCTCATAGCCAGGCCTTTCAAGCTGCCTTCAAGATTGGTGATCGATGGGTTCGCAAGAGCACCGGCACCAAAGACCTTGGCAAAGCCAAAAAACGCGCCGTTGATCTGCTCTACGAATATCGTGCGCGCCACAAAACCGGCATGCCTATCGTCACCAAGCGGTTCTCAGATGTCGCGGCATACTGCGTTGCGGAGATGGATCGATTGACGGCGGAAGGATCAAGCAAGCGGTCGTTTCGCGATTACAAGATCGTCATCGACAAGTATCTGGTGCCCTATTTCGGGTCCAAATCCATCGCCAACATCAAACAGACTGACCTTGAAGATTTTGCCATTTGGCGTGCGAAGCAGCTTGGTCGTGAACCAAGTGCTTCGACGCTGAGCACGCACAACAGTGCACTTAACCGTATCTTCGATGAGGCTGTGTCGCGCGGCTATGTCGAGAAGCGCCAGATCCCCGATCTGACCAACAAGGGTAAAAAGAGCGAGCGCAGGCCTGACTTTCGGATTGAGGAGTATCGCACGCTCATCCGCAAGCTACCTGCATGGATTGAAGCGGGCCGGGACGGAAAGTCACGTGAGATGCGCCATTTGCTGCGTGACTATATCCTGATCCTTGCCAACACCGGCATCCGCCCCGGTACCGAGACCGACAGTCTCATGTGGCGACATGTGCATCTGTTCACCGAAAACGGTCAGCAGTTCTTGGAGCTGCGCGTCGATGGAAAAACCGGACCACGCGACCTGATCTGTCGCGCGAACACAATCAACTTCCTCAAGCGCATTCATGAGCGCAC
Protein-coding regions in this window:
- the fliN gene encoding flagellar motor switch protein FliN, producing MSDTDDDQLAGKQGVELDQLEGPPSTETDEDYDPNSAKDASDLEAVFDVPVRVSAILGRSGMQVSELLNLGPGTVVELDRRVGEAIDIFVNDRLVARGEVVLVEDKLGVTMTEIIKSDK
- the fliG gene encoding flagellar motor switch protein FliG, with the protein product MSAANALAEAAAAAAGPPTAKPGQQLTLAQQTAGGDQSSVKLGDLSGAEKAAVLLLALGDKHGEPLWRGLDELELREVSQSMAVVGRLSTDVIEGVMIEFIDNVTTNKALTGGYEATERLLASFMETDKVAAIMEEIRGPAGRNMWEKLSNVQENVLASYLKNEYPQTTAVVLSKIRSDHAAKVLSLLPEELSLEVIQRMLKMQSVQKEILDKVEETLRVEFMSNLSTTRRRDSHETMAEIFNNFDRQTEAKFLATLEEDNRESAEKIKALMFTFEDLGKVDASSIQILLRSADMTKLPIALKGANDTLRDFFLGNMSTRQATTIREEMEILGPVRLRDVDEAQMSLVNLAKDLAAKGEMVISKNSGDDEVIY
- the fliF gene encoding flagellar M-ring protein FliF; translation: MVAFFQNLGPARLGAMGIVAALLIGFFAFITMRVTAPVMVPLFTEMTFEDSSEVIRQLDANGVTYELRNDGTTILVPQERVLRLRMDMAEQGLPSGGTVGYEIFDQSSTLGATSFVQNVNQLRALEGELARTIQSINRVSAARVHLVLPERELFQRNQREATASIVLRVRGDLDPGQIRAIQHLAASAVDGLSANRVSIVDEAGQLLASGAGDNEEAMMAASLDERSIAMENRIRTQIEDILSEVVGPGRARVNVAVELNHNRISETSEVFDPDGQVVRSTQVREENGSTNDTTAGEVTVGNELPGADAGATAGGIQEARETLEEVTNFEISSTNRTEILEAGRLERLSVAVLVDGLYTQDENGAPVYAPRTQEQLDQIAMLVRSAVGFDQTRGDVVEVVNLQFAARPDLTLPDEEGLFSFTRDDIYRAAELAIIAVLTLIVLFFVVRPLLARVFEDESAAPEALPAGGPDAEGTVIGPNGEVLQSPMPNVPAIALESTTVKAFENAVALGALQKKSLEQVGDLIKERPDDAVGVLRAWLSEPAKA
- a CDS encoding DUF1153 domain-containing protein — its product is MTEFKRPRVKYVIGPDGSPLTIADLPPTSTRRWVIRRKAEVVAAVRGGLLSLEEACERYRLTVEEFLSWQMSIDQHGLAGLRTTRIQQYRA
- a CDS encoding flagellar hook assembly protein FlgD, with the protein product MSTLDQLAAASQASVQQANAQRDQQMLADDFDTFLQLLTTQLRNQDPLEPMDTNQFTQQLVQFSGVEQQIQTNSYLENLITSTEAQSVNAAVNYLGSTVTVAGVSTTLDSGQASWELVSGVAAPDSTISIYDVNGNEIFTTKHAVDRGESTFTWDGKTNDGTDAPDGVYSIRVVGNTSDGQAVNVYAAVTGKVTGVDFTGSEPVLQIGDVRANLSSVMEIQAPTS
- a CDS encoding flagellar hook-length control protein FliK, with product MSTLPDLLAPIAPAERPTPRERSVPREDEPRFSDRLENERRETEEPAERAEATSTDDKDVTETPDSPKKSSSSDSTQATSSEGGHNAGINGAQATEQTAASQDPGLVDDPLIAADTEADPFAGLADPALAAETDDVVQEIVVTALTGETVPLVPPQATGQADPGALGRWFAQVSGPVEGTLGQNAPVLNKLAGQAGMAGEQALSGAPTNGAMDGALEGGLKTATPEGLSQSKTMSFADAMASTSMTNGGMDAESLDALVTQAMAKASAALEPGNSNAPVLTTGQTTATGAQAAMTAVPQAATGQAVPVTALAVEITRQAMNGKTQFDIRLDPPELGRLNVRLEMDASGQTRAHLVVERAETLDMLTTDARNLERALQQAGLKTEPGSVSFELAQDAADGFAQDQHSAGAEDQSGESGSGDPASAGPEDSMLPDDMASPEAIRQQLYATGHLDVRI
- the mnmA gene encoding tRNA 2-thiouridine(34) synthase MnmA; protein product: MKAKPMDLFLPGNPEPAATRIVVAMSGGVDSSVTAGLVKEAGFDAVGITLQLYDHGEAMHRKGACCAGQDIHDARNVADTLDMPHYVLDYESRFKEQVIDTFADSYLAGETPIPCVSCNQSVKFVDLLKTARELGAAALVTGHYADTRMDQTSGHMAMYRPADLDRDQSYFLFATTQEQLDFVRFPLGHLTKAETRAHAERMGLEIADKPDSQDICFVPNGSYADIIAKLRPEAAEPGEIVDVQGKVLGRHNGIIHYTVGQRRGLGIAAGDPLYVVKIDAPAKQVIVGPREALGVSRVALRDFNWIGEPSADLSSGVPVAARVRSTRPPKPASLIVRDGQAYVDLIEGETGVAPGQACVLYVHDGPGSRVLGGGFIARAINAFEKDAA